One Oncorhynchus nerka isolate Pitt River linkage group LG5, Oner_Uvic_2.0, whole genome shotgun sequence genomic window carries:
- the LOC115129665 gene encoding cell adhesion molecule 2-like — protein MGLQLNTTVNLTAKQLHKFIKERELMSSGIALTDIIMKASTTAGPAKTMTSPEAFEQGIIEVVTRLVTQNFTEHFTQPFRAGVLTTTSSDMTETNSAAFLVGAAHVEDGSFEAIFGGVIFALLLALLLALLVLRYIVKHKGTYHTNEADCGDSVDKFGGDSQSEQVQLEILDKEE, from the exons ATGGGTCTCCAACTTAACACCACTGTCAACTTAACAGCAAAGCAGTTGCACAAATTCATCAAGGAAAGGGAGTTAATGAGTTCTGGAATTG CACTGactgacatcatcatgaaggcATCAACCACAGCAGGTCCGGCAAAAACCATGACATCGCCAGAAGCCTTCGAACAAGGAATCATTGAGGTCGTCACCCGTCTGGTCACACAGAATTTCACAGAACACTTCACACAACCCTTCAGAGCTG GAGTTCTGACAACAACTTCTTCAGATATGACTGAAACAAACTCAGCCGCTTTTTTAG TGGGAGCCGCCCACGTAGAGGATGGATCCTTTGAAGCCATTTTCGGAG gAGTCATTTTTGCCCTGCTCCTGGCGCTGCTCCTGGCGTTGCTGGTACTGCGCTACATTGTCAAGCATAAGGGCACTTACCACACCAACGAGGCCGACTGTGGTGATTCCGTCGACAAGTTTGGCGGTGACTCTCAAAGCGAGCAGGTTCAACTAGAGATTTTGGACAAGGAAGAATAG